A genomic segment from Bradyrhizobium sp. CB1015 encodes:
- the lepA gene encoding translation elongation factor 4, which yields MTTVPISNIRNFSIVAHIDHGKSTLADRLIQMTGGLSDREMAGKEQVLDSMDIERERGITIKAQTVRLQYRAKDGKDYIFNLMDTPGHVDFAYEVSRSLAACEGSLLVVDASQGVEAQTLANVYQALDNNHEIVPVLNKVDLPAAEPEKVKQQIEDVIGIDASDAVMISAKTGLGVPDVLEAIVTRLPPPKGDRDATLKALLVDSWYDVYLGVVVLVRIVDGTMKKGQRVRMMGTGAAYDVERVGFFTPKMQQVEELGPGEIGFITAAIKEVADTRVGDTITDDRKPVAEMLPGFKPAIPVVFCGLFPVDADDFETLRAAMGKLRLNDASFSFEMETSAALGFGFRCGFLGLLHLEIIQERLSREFDLNLIATAPSVIYKMKLTDGQEIEIHNPVDMPDVVKIAEIDEPWIEATILTPDEYLGSVLKLCQDRRGAQKELTYVGSRAMVKYDLPLNEVVFDFYDRLKSVSKGYASFDYHLTDYKPADLVKMQILVNAEPVDALSMLVHRTRAEGRGRAMVEKMKELIPPHMFQIPIQAAIGGKVIARETVRALRKDVTAKCYGGDITRKRKLLEKQKEGKKKMRQFGKVDIPQEAFIAALKVDS from the coding sequence ATGACGACCGTCCCCATTTCCAACATCCGCAATTTCTCCATCGTCGCCCATATCGACCATGGAAAATCGACGCTGGCCGACCGCCTGATCCAGATGACCGGCGGCCTTTCCGACCGCGAGATGGCGGGCAAGGAGCAGGTGCTCGATTCCATGGACATCGAGCGCGAGCGCGGCATCACGATCAAGGCGCAGACGGTGCGCCTGCAATACCGCGCCAAGGACGGCAAGGATTACATCTTCAACCTGATGGACACGCCCGGCCATGTCGACTTCGCCTACGAGGTCTCGCGGTCGCTGGCGGCGTGCGAGGGTTCCCTGCTCGTGGTCGACGCCAGCCAGGGCGTCGAAGCGCAGACACTGGCCAACGTCTACCAGGCGCTCGACAACAATCACGAGATCGTCCCGGTCCTGAACAAGGTCGACCTGCCCGCCGCCGAGCCCGAGAAGGTCAAGCAGCAGATCGAGGACGTCATCGGCATCGACGCCTCGGATGCGGTGATGATCTCGGCCAAGACCGGCCTCGGCGTCCCCGACGTGCTGGAAGCCATCGTCACCCGCCTGCCGCCGCCGAAGGGCGACCGCGACGCGACGCTGAAGGCGCTGCTGGTCGACAGCTGGTACGACGTCTATCTCGGCGTCGTTGTGCTGGTGCGCATCGTCGACGGCACCATGAAGAAGGGCCAGCGCGTGCGCATGATGGGCACCGGCGCGGCCTACGATGTCGAGCGCGTCGGCTTCTTCACGCCGAAGATGCAGCAGGTCGAGGAGCTCGGCCCCGGCGAGATCGGCTTCATCACCGCCGCGATCAAGGAAGTCGCCGACACCCGCGTCGGCGACACCATCACCGACGACAGGAAGCCGGTCGCCGAGATGCTGCCGGGCTTCAAGCCGGCGATCCCGGTGGTGTTCTGCGGCCTGTTCCCGGTCGACGCCGACGATTTCGAGACGCTGCGCGCCGCGATGGGCAAGCTGCGCCTCAACGACGCCAGCTTCTCGTTCGAGATGGAGACGTCAGCTGCGCTCGGCTTCGGCTTCCGCTGCGGCTTCCTCGGGCTGCTGCACCTCGAGATCATCCAGGAGCGGCTGTCGCGCGAGTTCGATCTCAATTTGATCGCGACCGCGCCGAGCGTCATCTACAAGATGAAGCTCACCGACGGCCAGGAGATCGAGATCCACAATCCCGTCGACATGCCCGACGTGGTCAAGATCGCCGAGATCGACGAGCCCTGGATCGAGGCGACGATCCTCACGCCGGACGAATATCTCGGCAGCGTCTTGAAGCTGTGCCAGGACCGCCGCGGCGCGCAGAAGGAGCTGACTTACGTCGGCTCCCGCGCCATGGTCAAATACGACCTGCCGCTCAACGAAGTGGTGTTCGACTTCTACGACCGCCTGAAGTCGGTCTCCAAGGGCTACGCCTCGTTCGACTATCACCTGACCGACTACAAGCCGGCCGATCTCGTCAAGATGCAGATCCTGGTCAATGCCGAGCCGGTCGATGCGCTGTCGATGCTGGTCCACCGCACCCGTGCGGAGGGGCGCGGCCGCGCCATGGTCGAGAAGATGAAGGAGCTGATCCCGCCGCACATGTTCCAGATCCCGATCCAGGCGGCGATCGGCGGCAAGGTGATCGCGCGCGAGACGGTGCGCGCGCTGCGCAAGGACGTCACCGCAAAATGCTACGGCGGCGACATCACGCGCAAGCGCAAGCTTCTGGAGAAGCAGAAGGAAGGCAAGAAGAAGATGCGGCAGTTCGGCAAGGTCGACATCCCGCAGGAAGCCTTCATCGCCGCGCTGAAGGTCGACAGCTGA
- a CDS encoding caspase family protein — protein MRWKRLFALLFAVCFSVPAAAERRVALVIGNSAYQSVSRLENPRNDALLVAETLQKLGFTLVGGGAQVELDKASFDAAVQRFGNQLIGADVALFYYAGHGIQVRGTNYLVPINANPTRETDVDFQMVDAALVLRQMDGAGTKLNIVILDACRNNPFGGRGLRASDGGLAQIRAPEGTLLSYATQPGNVALDGSDGHSPYTRALVETMQRPGLDVLQTFNQVGLAVKRATGSNQQPWVSSSPIDGSFYFAGAPAGQAATVNVPAPVTTPPANLPPSTAPVTRTQSDFLFPDSDSRLLADGDLKTLSKDDLRLARNEIFARRGRYFNSPDLTARFSKFAWYAPHTWDPQLNAVEKANVALIDRYEAGGPAQSGFIFPDSDRRLLTVADLRGLSNDDLRIARNEIFARRGRYFEAADLKARFERFPWYSPRTWNPKLNPIEEANVALLDQAGKRR, from the coding sequence ATGCGTTGGAAGCGTCTTTTCGCCCTGTTATTTGCGGTGTGTTTTTCCGTCCCGGCCGCAGCTGAAAGGCGCGTCGCCCTCGTCATCGGCAATTCCGCCTACCAGAGCGTGTCTCGGCTGGAAAATCCCCGGAATGACGCGCTGCTGGTGGCCGAGACGTTGCAGAAGCTCGGCTTCACGCTGGTCGGCGGCGGCGCCCAGGTCGAGCTGGACAAGGCGAGCTTCGACGCGGCGGTCCAGCGTTTCGGCAACCAGCTGATCGGCGCGGACGTCGCCCTGTTCTATTACGCCGGCCACGGCATCCAGGTCCGCGGCACCAATTACCTCGTGCCGATCAACGCGAATCCGACGCGCGAGACCGACGTCGATTTCCAGATGGTCGATGCCGCTTTGGTGCTGCGGCAGATGGACGGTGCAGGAACCAAGCTGAACATCGTCATTCTCGATGCGTGCAGGAACAACCCGTTTGGCGGACGGGGCTTGCGCGCCTCCGATGGCGGCCTGGCGCAGATCCGGGCGCCGGAGGGAACGCTGCTCTCCTATGCCACGCAGCCCGGCAACGTCGCGCTCGACGGGTCCGACGGACATAGTCCCTACACGCGGGCACTGGTCGAGACGATGCAGCGCCCCGGTCTGGACGTGCTCCAGACGTTCAATCAGGTGGGACTCGCCGTCAAGCGCGCGACCGGCAGCAACCAGCAGCCCTGGGTCTCCAGCTCGCCGATCGATGGATCGTTCTACTTTGCAGGCGCGCCGGCAGGGCAGGCCGCGACAGTCAACGTGCCGGCACCGGTCACGACGCCTCCCGCGAACCTGCCGCCATCCACAGCTCCGGTTACGAGAACCCAATCGGATTTCCTGTTTCCGGATTCGGATAGCCGACTGCTTGCCGATGGTGATCTGAAGACGCTGAGCAAAGACGATCTGCGCCTTGCGCGCAACGAGATCTTCGCGCGGCGGGGGCGCTACTTCAACTCGCCCGATCTGACCGCGAGGTTCAGCAAGTTCGCCTGGTACGCGCCCCACACCTGGGACCCCCAGTTGAACGCCGTCGAGAAGGCGAACGTCGCCTTGATCGATCGCTATGAAGCCGGCGGGCCGGCGCAAAGCGGCTTCATCTTTCCCGATTCGGATCGGCGGCTGCTGACGGTCGCAGACCTGCGCGGGCTTTCCAACGACGATCTCCGTATCGCGCGGAACGAGATATTCGCGCGGCGCGGACGTTATTTCGAGGCGGCAGATCTCAAGGCGCGTTTCGAACGTTTCCCGTGGTATTCGCCGAGAACATGGAATCCGAAGCTCAATCCGATCGAGGAGGCGAACGTCGCGCTGCTCGATCAGGCTGGCAAGCGTCGATGA
- a CDS encoding M15 family metallopeptidase produces MTIASRAARVIVVLVAVSVPAGAQTRTELLDRLVRAYPDFLSGHDGKQILWRDGTAMPVDDGIDDKSFDQRLRDASILDQLRLPYPVGASAPPAVNADPGRFRNEAFFKKMYGDCRNGAVQRNLVTITWLPRSWGKAVQVTRINGVADRLKEVSAEIDKLDPAVRAAAFPIAGVLSCRPVADTGKMSMHGYAVAIDLNLKYSDYWLWAGRGKSIPYKNRMPQEIVDIFERHGFIWGGKWYHYDTMHFEYRPELLAR; encoded by the coding sequence ATGACGATTGCGTCGCGGGCGGCACGAGTTATCGTCGTTCTTGTCGCCGTGTCCGTCCCGGCGGGCGCCCAGACCAGGACCGAGCTTCTTGACCGGCTGGTGCGTGCCTATCCCGATTTCCTCTCAGGCCACGACGGCAAGCAGATCTTGTGGCGCGATGGCACCGCGATGCCGGTGGACGATGGCATCGACGACAAATCGTTTGATCAGCGGCTGCGCGATGCCTCGATCCTCGACCAGCTCCGCTTGCCCTATCCCGTCGGCGCCTCCGCGCCGCCCGCGGTGAACGCCGATCCCGGACGATTCCGGAACGAAGCGTTCTTCAAGAAGATGTATGGCGACTGCCGCAATGGAGCGGTACAGCGCAATCTCGTGACCATCACCTGGCTGCCGCGGTCATGGGGGAAGGCGGTCCAGGTGACGCGGATCAATGGTGTGGCCGACCGGCTCAAGGAGGTGTCCGCGGAGATCGACAAGCTCGATCCGGCGGTGAGGGCCGCGGCCTTTCCGATCGCCGGTGTGCTGTCGTGCCGGCCTGTCGCGGATACCGGCAAGATGAGCATGCATGGCTATGCCGTCGCGATCGACCTGAACCTGAAATATTCCGACTATTGGCTTTGGGCGGGCCGCGGAAAATCCATCCCCTACAAGAACAGGATGCCGCAGGAGATCGTCGACATCTTCGAGCGCCACGGCTTCATCTGGGGCGGGAAATGGTATCACTACGACACGATGCATTTTGAATATCGCCCGGAACTGCTGGCCCGGTGA
- a CDS encoding glycosyltransferase family 39 protein, translated as MSMTSISSSRPRARVRPSFDRFRAFLVACAVRPETRLWLVIQLAILHAVLWTFILINLKAAQDVHMDVAEAWGWGQKFLWGYGKHPPLSGWVAGLWFKAFPAADWATYALAMATVSVGMVLCWLIALRVVDARRAFLVVVMIALYPIFNFKGFKYNPDLLQLVTLPLLVLAYLNAFEKRSWQSGILLGLAGALALMTKYWVLTMIGAIGLAALIHPERLRFLSSPAPWVAIATMVAAMIPHIVWLADAHFVPLTYAGDTYSLQDKSQVHQLVAGYFLHNFALLALPVALAALAMALVPPWVKLLLRAPLRIVTRAWARGANAGVNVSQALNVWIIQLIVAFGPPLGALVFSIYMKTDWGISLFFLVPLALVAIPTLRVQSAALFNIAAIWLVLSAATLAASPLIAAREMAANAGNTATYGARSELARKLTQEWHMRFASRWAVVAGTMESIQPMVFYSPDHPAAFTPNEPWSSGLTSLDDVKRYGFIGVFDPANERLPAFEKWVSEVAPNAERMVMSTRRFTNGKAGPSMSWNVYIAPPGK; from the coding sequence ATGTCCATGACTTCGATCTCCTCCTCCCGACCGCGCGCAAGAGTCCGCCCGAGCTTTGACCGCTTCCGGGCCTTCCTGGTTGCCTGCGCGGTCCGCCCCGAGACGCGCCTGTGGCTGGTGATCCAGCTTGCCATCCTGCATGCGGTGCTGTGGACCTTCATCCTGATCAATCTGAAGGCGGCGCAGGACGTTCACATGGACGTCGCAGAAGCCTGGGGCTGGGGCCAGAAATTCCTCTGGGGCTATGGCAAGCACCCGCCGCTGTCGGGCTGGGTGGCCGGCCTCTGGTTCAAGGCGTTCCCGGCGGCGGACTGGGCGACCTATGCGCTGGCGATGGCAACGGTGAGCGTCGGCATGGTGCTCTGCTGGCTGATCGCCTTGCGCGTGGTGGATGCGCGCCGCGCGTTCCTGGTCGTGGTGATGATCGCGCTCTATCCGATCTTCAATTTCAAGGGCTTCAAGTACAACCCGGACCTGCTGCAGCTCGTCACGCTGCCGCTCCTGGTGCTCGCTTATCTCAACGCCTTCGAGAAGCGGAGCTGGCAATCCGGAATCCTGCTTGGCCTTGCCGGCGCGTTGGCGCTGATGACCAAATATTGGGTGCTGACCATGATCGGCGCCATCGGGCTCGCCGCGCTGATCCATCCCGAGCGTTTGCGCTTCCTGTCGTCGCCCGCGCCGTGGGTCGCCATCGCCACGATGGTCGCGGCGATGATCCCGCACATCGTCTGGCTGGCGGATGCGCATTTCGTGCCGCTGACCTATGCCGGCGACACCTACAGCCTGCAGGACAAGAGCCAGGTGCATCAGCTCGTCGCGGGCTACTTCCTGCATAACTTCGCGCTGCTCGCCTTGCCGGTGGCGCTCGCGGCGCTCGCTATGGCGCTGGTGCCGCCTTGGGTTAAATTGCTGCTGCGGGCGCCCTTGCGCATCGTCACGCGCGCCTGGGCGCGCGGCGCCAATGCAGGCGTCAACGTCTCGCAGGCGCTGAACGTCTGGATCATCCAGCTCATCGTCGCCTTCGGCCCGCCGCTCGGCGCGCTGGTGTTCAGCATCTACATGAAGACCGATTGGGGCATCTCGCTGTTCTTCCTGGTCCCGCTCGCGCTGGTCGCGATCCCGACGTTGCGCGTGCAGAGCGCCGCGCTGTTCAACATCGCAGCGATCTGGCTCGTGCTCAGCGCCGCGACGCTTGCGGCCTCGCCCCTCATCGCCGCGCGCGAGATGGCGGCCAATGCCGGCAACACCGCGACCTATGGCGCGCGCTCGGAGCTGGCGCGCAAGCTGACTCAGGAATGGCACATGCGCTTTGCCTCGCGCTGGGCGGTCGTTGCCGGCACCATGGAGTCGATCCAGCCGATGGTGTTCTACAGCCCGGATCACCCCGCAGCGTTCACGCCGAACGAGCCGTGGAGCTCGGGTCTGACGTCGCTCGACGACGTCAAGCGATACGGCTTCATCGGCGTGTTCGATCCGGCCAACGAACGCCTGCCGGCGTTCGAGAAATGGGTGTCGGAGGTTGCGCCGAACGCCGAGCGCATGGTGATGAGCACGCGCCGCTTCACAAACGGCAAGGCCGGCCCATCGATGAGCTGGAACGTCTACATCGCGCCGCCGGGGAAGTGA
- a CDS encoding HPr family phosphocarrier protein translates to MSDEAPQAATGVPAGAISKDLLIINKRGLHARASAKFVQAVERFDAQVWVTRGGETVGGTSIMGLMMLAAGPGTTITVAAAGTDAEAALAAITELVESKFNEEGV, encoded by the coding sequence ATGAGCGACGAGGCGCCACAAGCCGCGACCGGCGTGCCCGCGGGCGCGATCTCCAAGGATCTCCTGATCATCAACAAGCGCGGCCTGCATGCGCGCGCCTCGGCGAAATTCGTCCAGGCGGTCGAGCGCTTCGACGCGCAGGTGTGGGTGACGCGCGGCGGCGAGACCGTCGGCGGCACCTCGATCATGGGCCTGATGATGCTCGCCGCGGGTCCCGGCACGACGATCACGGTGGCGGCGGCAGGGACCGACGCCGAAGCCGCGCTCGCGGCAATCACCGAGCTCGTCGAGAGCAAGTTCAACGAGGAAGGGGTTTAG
- a CDS encoding PTS sugar transporter subunit IIA yields MIGLVLVTHGRLADEFKAALEHVMGPQKQIEAITIGAEDDSDLCRSDIIEAVNRVDSGDGVAILTDMFGGTPSNLAISCMSRPKVEVLAGINLPMLVKLAKVREERPLPDAIAMAQEAGRKYVTIASRVLAGK; encoded by the coding sequence ATGATTGGTCTAGTACTTGTGACCCACGGGCGCCTTGCCGACGAATTCAAGGCGGCGCTTGAGCATGTCATGGGTCCACAAAAGCAAATCGAAGCGATCACGATCGGCGCCGAAGATGATTCCGATCTCTGCCGAAGCGACATCATCGAGGCGGTCAACCGCGTCGATTCCGGCGACGGCGTTGCGATCCTCACCGACATGTTCGGCGGCACGCCGTCGAACCTCGCAATATCCTGCATGAGCCGGCCCAAGGTCGAAGTGCTCGCGGGCATCAACCTGCCCATGCTGGTGAAGCTCGCCAAGGTGCGCGAAGAGCGACCGCTGCCCGACGCGATCGCGATGGCGCAGGAAGCCGGCCGCAAATACGTCACCATCGCCAGCCGCGTACTCGCCGGCAAATGA
- a CDS encoding HPr kinase/phosphorylase — translation MSDGGPSVHASAVKVGTLAVLIRGPSGSGKSRLAFDLIMAGRSGVVERAVLVGDDRVHLATLGHEIEVRPAPRLAGLIEIRGLGIRRCDFVEHATVGLVVDLAAADAERLPPAEALKTRILGVEIPRIPVARDYSPLPLVVAALTTTKSSSSVNPSGDCLKGNGNHMNPTIATE, via the coding sequence ATGAGTGACGGCGGGCCCAGCGTTCACGCCTCTGCCGTCAAGGTCGGGACTCTCGCCGTGCTGATCCGCGGGCCCTCGGGATCCGGCAAGTCGCGGCTTGCCTTTGATCTGATCATGGCCGGACGCTCGGGCGTTGTGGAAAGGGCCGTTCTGGTCGGTGATGACCGTGTCCATCTGGCGACACTCGGCCATGAAATTGAGGTCCGCCCCGCGCCTCGCCTGGCGGGCCTGATCGAAATCAGGGGCCTCGGAATCCGCCGCTGCGACTTCGTGGAGCATGCGACCGTCGGTCTCGTGGTCGATCTGGCGGCGGCGGATGCGGAGCGGCTGCCGCCGGCCGAAGCCCTGAAAACCCGCATTCTTGGTGTCGAAATACCGCGAATCCCTGTTGCCCGCGACTATTCGCCCCTTCCTCTGGTTGTTGCGGCCTTGACCACTACCAAGAGTTCATCTTCCGTTAACCCTTCTGGCGATTGTTTGAAGGGAAATGGTAACCATATGAACCCCACTATCGCGACCGAATAG
- a CDS encoding sensor histidine kinase: MLDRTQPDPNQSAGDLASDGVQEHVADDKPQGFRPLNWLKRAGQFFFALSFSSLTRRIVSLNLAGLVALVASILYLSQFRAGLIDARAQSLLVQAEIIAGAIAASATVQTNAITIDPDRLLDLKPGETYGGSDEYSPLDFPINPERVAPVLRTLISPTKTRARIYDPNGSLLLDSRNLENVLRFPLPPPAEQPGIIERGKVAVRTWLNRGDLPLYRELGPENGNGYAEVGDALQGQKRSMVRVNARGEVIVSVAVPVLRSRAIHGALMLSTQGDDIDQMVTAERLAILKVGGVAAAVMIMLSLLLASTIAGPVRRLADSAERVRRRIKARIEIPDFTRRRDEIGHLSGALRDMTSALYSRIEAIEMFAADVAHELKNPLTSLRSAVETLPLARNENSRARLLEVIEHDVKRLDRLISDISDASRLDAELQRQDAIPVDLRRLLTTLASVANETKLGHDVAVETRFEGRSPTDTFAASGHDSRLGQVVSNLLSNAQSFSERGSKVRLTCRRVRSEIEIVVDDDGPGIREDALERIFERFYTDRPHQGFGQNSGLGLSISKQIVDAHGGRIWAENRPGPPDADGAPTIAGARFVVRLPAL; encoded by the coding sequence TTGCTTGACCGAACGCAGCCTGACCCTAACCAGAGCGCCGGGGATCTCGCATCCGACGGCGTTCAGGAGCACGTTGCCGACGACAAGCCGCAGGGCTTCCGGCCGCTGAACTGGCTGAAACGCGCCGGGCAGTTCTTCTTCGCGCTGTCCTTCTCGAGCCTGACCCGCCGCATCGTCTCGCTCAACCTCGCCGGCCTCGTCGCGCTGGTGGCGAGCATCCTGTACCTGTCGCAATTCCGTGCCGGCCTGATCGACGCCCGCGCCCAGAGCCTCCTGGTCCAGGCCGAGATCATCGCCGGCGCGATCGCGGCCTCTGCCACGGTGCAGACCAACGCCATCACCATCGATCCCGACCGGCTGCTCGACCTCAAGCCGGGCGAGACCTATGGCGGCTCGGACGAGTATTCGCCGCTGGACTTCCCGATCAATCCGGAGCGCGTCGCGCCGGTGCTGCGCACCCTGATCTCGCCGACCAAGACGCGCGCCCGCATCTACGATCCGAACGGCAGCCTGCTGCTCGACAGCCGCAACCTCGAAAACGTGCTGCGCTTTCCCCTGCCGCCGCCGGCCGAGCAACCCGGCATCATCGAGCGCGGCAAGGTCGCCGTGCGCACCTGGCTGAACCGCGGCGACCTGCCGCTCTATCGCGAGCTCGGGCCCGAGAACGGCAATGGCTATGCCGAAGTGGGCGACGCCCTCCAGGGCCAGAAACGCTCGATGGTGCGGGTCAATGCGCGCGGCGAGGTGATCGTCTCGGTCGCGGTCCCCGTGCTGCGCTCGCGCGCGATCCATGGCGCCTTGATGCTGTCGACGCAAGGCGACGACATCGACCAGATGGTCACCGCCGAGCGCCTCGCCATCCTGAAGGTCGGCGGCGTCGCCGCCGCCGTCATGATCATGCTGTCGCTGCTGCTGGCGAGCACGATCGCAGGTCCCGTGCGCCGGCTCGCCGACAGCGCCGAGCGCGTCCGCCGCCGCATCAAGGCCCGCATCGAGATCCCCGATTTCACCCGCCGCCGCGACGAGATCGGCCACCTGTCCGGCGCGCTGCGCGACATGACGAGCGCGCTCTACAGCCGCATCGAGGCGATCGAGATGTTCGCCGCCGACGTTGCCCATGAATTGAAGAACCCGCTGACCTCGCTGCGCTCGGCGGTCGAGACGCTGCCGCTGGCGCGCAACGAGAACAGCCGCGCGCGCCTGCTCGAGGTGATCGAGCACGACGTCAAGCGGCTCGACCGGCTGATCTCCGACATCTCGGACGCCAGCCGCCTCGATGCCGAGCTGCAGCGCCAGGATGCGATCCCGGTCGATTTGCGCCGCCTGCTGACGACGCTGGCGTCCGTCGCCAACGAAACCAAGCTCGGCCACGACGTCGCGGTCGAGACGCGCTTCGAGGGCCGCAGCCCGACCGACACCTTCGCCGCGAGCGGCCACGATTCCCGGCTCGGACAGGTCGTCTCCAACCTGCTCTCGAACGCGCAATCCTTCTCCGAACGCGGCAGCAAGGTGCGCCTCACCTGCCGGCGCGTGCGCTCCGAGATCGAGATCGTGGTCGACGATGACGGCCCCGGCATTCGCGAGGACGCGCTGGAGCGCATCTTCGAGCGCTTCTACACCGACCGCCCGCATCAAGGCTTTGGCCAGAATTCCGGTCTCGGCCTGTCGATCTCGAAGCAGATCGTCGACGCTCATGGCGGACGGATCTGGGCGGAGAACCGTCCCGGCCCGCCGGACGCCGACGGCGCTCCGACAATTGCCGGTGCGCGCTTCGTTGTGAGGCTGCCGGCCCTATGA
- a CDS encoding response regulator transcription factor: MPTIALVDDDRNILTSVSIALEAEGYRIMTYTDGASALDGFRTTQPDLAILDIKMPRMDGMETLRRLRQKSDLPVIFLTSKDEEIDELFGLKMGADDFIRKPFSQRLLVERVKAVLRRSAPKDPTVAPKENDAKALDRGLLRMDPERHTCTWKNEPVTLTVTEFLILQALATRPGVVKSRNALMDAAYDDQVYVDDRTIDSHIKRLRKKFKVVDNEFEMIETLYGVGYRFKEA, from the coding sequence ATGCCCACAATCGCTTTGGTCGACGACGACCGCAACATTCTCACATCCGTCTCGATCGCGCTGGAAGCCGAAGGCTACCGTATCATGACCTACACCGACGGCGCCTCCGCGCTCGACGGTTTCCGTACCACCCAGCCCGATCTCGCCATCCTCGACATCAAGATGCCGCGCATGGACGGCATGGAGACGCTGCGCCGTCTCAGGCAGAAGTCCGACCTGCCGGTGATCTTCCTCACCTCCAAGGACGAGGAGATCGACGAGTTGTTCGGCCTCAAGATGGGCGCCGACGACTTCATCCGCAAACCGTTCTCGCAGCGTCTGCTGGTCGAGCGCGTCAAGGCGGTGCTGCGCCGCTCGGCGCCGAAGGACCCGACCGTCGCGCCAAAGGAGAACGACGCCAAGGCGCTCGACCGCGGCCTTTTGCGCATGGATCCGGAACGCCATACCTGCACCTGGAAGAACGAGCCGGTGACGCTCACCGTCACCGAATTCCTGATCCTGCAGGCGCTCGCGACCCGGCCCGGCGTGGTGAAGAGCCGCAACGCGCTGATGGACGCCGCCTATGACGACCAGGTCTATGTCGACGACCGCACAATCGACAGCCACATCAAGCGGCTGCGCAAGAAGTTCAAGGTGGTCGACAACGAGTTCGAGATGATCGAGACGCTCTACGGCGTCGGCTACCGTTTCAAGGAAGCCTGA
- a CDS encoding HugZ family protein, whose protein sequence is MQPTPDFDPAKLAKSLLRRSRQGALATLMTGSGDPYCSLVNLASHPDGSPLLLISRLAVHTRNILADCRVSLMLDERVAGDPLEGARIMLSGRAEEADSDKDLLQRRYLSAHPSAEGFVSFKDFSFFRIRPTGTHLVAGFGRIVDLKPEQFLTDLTGAEDLLAAEASAVEHMNADHRDALNLYATKLLGAAEGDWRCTGCDPEGLDLQDGQVALRLDFPERVTDGTGLRKMLVRLAGEARTRMDQGATA, encoded by the coding sequence ATGCAACCGACCCCCGATTTCGACCCCGCAAAGCTCGCCAAATCGCTGCTGAGGCGGTCCCGGCAGGGGGCCTTGGCGACGCTGATGACCGGCAGCGGCGATCCCTATTGTTCCCTGGTCAATCTCGCCAGTCATCCCGATGGCTCGCCGCTCCTGCTGATCTCGCGCCTTGCCGTGCACACCAGGAACATCCTCGCGGACTGCAGGGTCTCACTGATGCTGGACGAGCGCGTGGCCGGCGATCCCCTGGAAGGCGCCCGGATCATGCTGTCGGGCCGGGCCGAGGAGGCCGATTCCGACAAGGATCTGCTCCAGCGACGGTATCTTAGTGCCCATCCCTCAGCGGAAGGCTTTGTTTCCTTTAAGGATTTCTCCTTCTTCCGGATCCGGCCCACGGGAACCCATCTGGTCGCCGGCTTCGGCCGCATCGTCGACCTCAAGCCCGAGCAATTCCTGACCGACCTCACCGGCGCCGAGGACCTGCTGGCGGCGGAGGCGAGCGCCGTCGAGCACATGAACGCCGACCATCGCGATGCCCTGAATCTCTATGCAACGAAGCTGCTCGGCGCCGCCGAGGGCGACTGGCGCTGTACCGGCTGTGACCCTGAAGGCCTCGACCTGCAGGACGGCCAGGTCGCGCTGCGGCTGGACTTCCCGGAGCGGGTCACGGATGGCACGGGCTTGCGCAAGATGCTGGTCCGCCTCGCTGGCGAAGCGCGCACAAGGATGGACCAGGGCGCAACCGCTTGA